A single genomic interval of Psychroserpens sp. NJDZ02 harbors:
- a CDS encoding choice-of-anchor I family protein produces the protein MKHLKTAVLLFSTLLFLHCADDDDNTVDLPTVNTTVNFTYKTTINVGGEAAAEISAYDKIIKKLFVTNAESNEISIYNLLDLDNPIQEASISLSAFGSPNSVAVFDGKLAVAVEAPIKQNAGQIRVYNTSDSSLYNQYTVGALPDMVTFSKDGNFILSANEGEPNADYTDDPMGTVSIIDLNTDTVTTLDFTSFNSQEAALEADHFRVTGLNADLAKDVEPEYITISEDSQTAWVSLQENNGIAKISLLTKTIEAIFPLGYKDHMLAENSLDASNQDGITELKNWPVRGLYQPDAIVSVRINGADYVISANEGDAREYEGTPGYTDIDRVKDLTLDATMFPASEEYQNEANLGRLNVMLSEGDTDNDGDFDYLYSYGARSFTIWNGNGGLVYDSGNSIARETLAATPDRFNDEDKRSDDKGAEPESVDVLNIGDQRYILFVGLERTDQVMMYDISNPNAPVFLSILSHSGDEAPEGLLTIPAIDSPTGKDLLIVSNEDSGTVSFYENQQ, from the coding sequence ATGAAACATTTAAAAACAGCAGTATTACTTTTTTCTACTTTATTATTTCTGCATTGTGCAGATGATGACGATAATACAGTGGATCTACCAACGGTAAATACCACTGTTAATTTTACGTATAAAACCACCATTAATGTTGGAGGGGAGGCTGCTGCCGAAATTTCAGCATATGATAAGATTATAAAAAAGCTATTTGTAACTAATGCTGAAAGTAATGAGATTTCGATTTACAACCTTTTAGATTTAGATAATCCTATTCAAGAAGCTTCCATTAGTTTAAGTGCTTTTGGATCACCTAACAGTGTGGCTGTGTTTGATGGTAAGTTGGCTGTTGCTGTTGAAGCACCAATCAAACAAAATGCTGGACAAATAAGAGTCTATAATACTTCTGATAGTTCATTATATAATCAATATACCGTCGGCGCTTTGCCTGACATGGTAACGTTTTCTAAAGACGGCAATTTTATTCTATCCGCTAATGAAGGTGAACCTAATGCTGATTACACAGACGACCCAATGGGGACGGTTAGTATAATCGATTTAAATACTGATACGGTAACCACTTTAGATTTTACAAGTTTTAATAGTCAAGAAGCTGCGTTGGAAGCGGATCACTTTAGAGTTACAGGTTTAAATGCAGACTTGGCAAAAGATGTAGAACCAGAATATATTACCATTTCTGAAGATTCGCAGACGGCTTGGGTTTCACTTCAAGAAAATAACGGAATTGCAAAAATTAGTTTATTAACTAAAACAATCGAAGCTATTTTTCCTTTAGGTTATAAGGATCATATGTTGGCAGAAAATAGTTTGGATGCAAGTAATCAAGACGGTATAACCGAACTTAAAAACTGGCCAGTTAGAGGATTATATCAACCGGATGCTATTGTGTCTGTTAGAATAAATGGAGCTGATTATGTTATTTCTGCAAATGAAGGGGATGCCAGAGAATATGAAGGAACACCGGGATACACTGATATTGACAGGGTAAAGGATTTAACTTTAGATGCTACGATGTTTCCAGCGTCAGAGGAGTATCAAAATGAAGCTAATTTGGGACGTTTAAATGTGATGTTATCGGAAGGTGATACAGATAATGATGGCGATTTTGATTATTTATATAGTTATGGTGCGCGTTCTTTTACCATTTGGAATGGTAACGGTGGTTTAGTATATGATAGTGGTAATAGTATTGCTAGAGAAACTTTAGCAGCAACACCAGACCGTTTTAACGACGAAGATAAACGTAGTGATGATAAAGGTGCCGAGCCTGAAAGTGTAGATGTTTTAAATATAGGAGATCAGCGTTATATATTATTCGTTGGTTTGGAACGTACAGACCAAGTGATGATGTATGACATCTCTAATCCTAATGCTCCAGTGTTCTTGTCTATTTTATCACATTCAGGTGATGAGGCTCCAGAAGGTTTATTAACAATTCCTGCAATAGACAGCCCAACCGGTAAAGACCTGCTAATCGTGTCTAACGAAGATAGTGGTACGGTCAGTTTTTACGAAAACCAACAGTAA
- the era gene encoding GTPase Era, with translation MAHKAGFVNIIGNPNVGKSTLMNAFVGEKLSIITSKAQTTRHRILGIVNGEDFQVILSDTPGIIKPAYELQASMMDFVKSAFDDADILIYMVEIGERELKDEAFFNKITNAKIPVLLLLNKIDKSNQEQLEEQVQSWATKVPNAEIIAISALEGFNVKEVFDRIIELLPESPAFYPKDQLTDKPERFFINETIREKILMHYKKEIPYAVEIDTEEFFEEDQIIRVRSVIMVERETQKGIIIGHKGSALKRVGVEARKDLEKFFGKQIHLELYVKVNKNWRSNQRQLKRFGYNQ, from the coding sequence ATGGCACATAAAGCAGGTTTTGTAAATATTATTGGTAATCCAAATGTTGGTAAATCAACACTTATGAATGCATTTGTAGGCGAAAAACTGTCTATAATTACTTCTAAAGCGCAAACTACAAGACACAGAATTCTTGGAATTGTAAACGGAGAGGATTTTCAGGTTATATTAAGTGATACACCAGGGATTATCAAACCCGCATACGAGTTGCAAGCCTCTATGATGGATTTTGTAAAGTCCGCTTTTGATGATGCAGATATCTTAATTTATATGGTCGAGATTGGTGAAAGAGAATTGAAAGACGAAGCGTTTTTTAATAAAATCACCAATGCTAAAATTCCAGTCTTATTATTACTTAATAAAATAGATAAATCTAATCAAGAGCAATTAGAAGAACAAGTGCAATCTTGGGCGACTAAAGTTCCAAATGCAGAGATTATTGCAATTTCTGCTTTAGAAGGCTTTAATGTGAAAGAGGTTTTTGATAGGATTATTGAATTATTACCAGAATCACCAGCCTTTTATCCAAAGGATCAATTAACGGACAAGCCAGAACGTTTTTTTATAAACGAAACTATTCGCGAAAAAATCTTAATGCATTACAAAAAGGAAATCCCTTATGCAGTAGAGATTGATACGGAAGAGTTTTTTGAAGAAGACCAAATAATCAGAGTAAGATCTGTAATTATGGTAGAACGTGAGACGCAAAAGGGAATCATCATTGGTCACAAAGGAAGTGCGTTAAAGCGCGTCGGAGTAGAGGCTAGAAAAGATTTAGAGAAATTCTTTGGAAAACAAATTCACTTAGAACTTTACGTTAAAGTAAATAAAAATTGGAGAAGCAATCAACGTCAATTAAAACGTTTTGGTTACAATCAATAG
- a CDS encoding RNA methyltransferase, whose protein sequence is MVDNFENEYFGIGIQNGKTPENLGVLWRTAQNLGASYIFTIGNRYAKQACDTHNAVNAMPYFHYATFDDFYNNIPKGARLVGVELDDTAVDLETFHHPRRCVYLLGAEDHGLSKQAIAKSHFLVKFKSPLSLNVSVAGSIVMYDRGINKPRS, encoded by the coding sequence ATGGTAGATAATTTTGAAAATGAATATTTTGGTATCGGTATCCAAAATGGTAAAACACCAGAAAATTTGGGTGTACTATGGCGTACAGCTCAAAACTTAGGTGCTAGTTATATTTTTACTATTGGTAATAGGTATGCAAAACAAGCTTGTGATACGCACAATGCGGTAAATGCAATGCCTTATTTTCATTATGCTACTTTCGACGATTTTTATAATAATATTCCTAAAGGGGCTAGATTGGTTGGTGTGGAGTTGGACGATACTGCGGTAGATTTAGAAACGTTTCATCATCCTAGACGTTGCGTTTATTTACTAGGAGCGGAGGATCATGGATTATCTAAACAAGCGATAGCAAAAAGTCACTTTTTAGTTAAATTTAAGTCACCTTTAAGTTTAAATGTATCCGTTGCAGGAAGTATTGTGATGTACGATAGAGGAATAAACAAACCAAGGTCGTAA
- a CDS encoding DUF6503 family protein codes for MTTLKSVILVLSITLLASCNTVEKNKPETILQEPTTTPKVEKLDKGQTVLNETILAHGGDLYNSANYAFTFRDNNYQFKNEGTNYTYTKTVKKGKTITIDILENDTFSRTVNDKPVTLSDKAKASATGAINSVIYFATLPYKLNDSAVNVKYIESTTIKNKNYAVIEITFNEAGGGEDHDDQFYYWINKDTKKVDYLAYSYKVNDGGVRFRSAYNSRVIDGITFQDYINYEAEVGTPLKDLPKLLEAEKLKELSKIKTENIINLNKN; via the coding sequence ATGACAACACTTAAATCGGTTATACTCGTTTTATCTATAACGTTATTAGCCTCTTGTAATACGGTAGAAAAAAATAAACCTGAAACTATTTTACAGGAACCAACTACCACTCCTAAAGTTGAAAAACTGGACAAAGGACAAACGGTTTTAAATGAAACTATTCTTGCGCACGGTGGAGACTTATACAACTCCGCGAATTATGCTTTTACATTTAGAGATAATAACTATCAATTTAAAAATGAAGGCACTAATTATACCTACACAAAAACGGTTAAAAAAGGTAAAACTATAACAATAGATATTTTAGAGAATGACACCTTTTCAAGAACCGTTAATGATAAACCAGTAACCCTTTCTGACAAAGCAAAAGCAAGCGCTACAGGTGCTATAAACTCTGTCATTTACTTTGCAACCCTTCCTTACAAACTAAACGACAGCGCCGTTAATGTTAAATACATTGAAAGCACGACCATTAAAAACAAAAATTATGCTGTTATAGAAATTACTTTTAATGAAGCTGGTGGCGGAGAAGACCACGACGATCAGTTTTATTATTGGATAAACAAAGATACTAAAAAGGTAGATTACCTAGCTTACAGTTATAAAGTGAATGATGGTGGTGTTAGATTTAGAAGCGCCTACAACTCTAGAGTTATTGATGGCATAACGTTTCAGGATTATATTAATTACGAAGCTGAAGTTGGCACACCTTTAAAAGATTTACCAAAACTTCTTGAAGCCGAAAAGCTAAAAGAACTTTCAAAAATAAAAACCGAGAACATAATTAATTTAAACAAAAACTAG
- a CDS encoding DUF2911 domain-containing protein, whose protein sequence is MKKLLFIIAIVLTGSTVNAQEFAKMDKSTMDRAYYPENATKRAFKKDEAEKKALEPQIRVTYSRPSKNERVVFGELLKFGEAWRVGANESTEILFNNDVTFGGKEIKAGRYTVIIIPTATEWTLKLNTELDGWGNYGYDASKDVASVTVPVSKSNKVIENLSISLYEASKNTVHLKIGWDTTVAEFPITLK, encoded by the coding sequence ATGAAAAAACTACTATTTATTATCGCAATTGTATTAACAGGATCGACTGTAAACGCTCAAGAATTTGCAAAAATGGACAAAAGCACAATGGACCGTGCTTACTATCCTGAAAACGCAACAAAAAGAGCCTTTAAAAAAGATGAAGCTGAGAAAAAAGCTTTAGAACCACAAATACGTGTAACCTATTCACGTCCTTCTAAAAATGAAAGAGTTGTTTTTGGTGAATTATTAAAATTTGGTGAAGCTTGGAGAGTTGGAGCTAACGAGTCTACTGAAATCTTATTTAATAACGATGTTACTTTTGGTGGAAAAGAGATTAAAGCTGGACGTTATACTGTAATTATTATTCCTACTGCTACAGAATGGACTTTAAAATTAAACACAGAATTAGATGGTTGGGGAAATTACGGATACGATGCTAGTAAAGATGTTGCTAGTGTAACTGTACCGGTTTCAAAAAGCAATAAAGTGATTGAAAACTTATCAATTTCTCTTTACGAAGCTTCTAAAAACACAGTTCATTTAAAAATAGGTTGGGATACTACAGTTGCTGAGTTTCCTATTACTTTAAAATAA
- a CDS encoding YceI family protein, whose protein sequence is MKLLLNKTTYLVLTLLIFSCNTSKKEKTKISDAETVKEEHLYSIDTTGVSVLWTAYKFTDKLGVSGQFDNFKFSGPNKASSIEALLKQAKIAIQTASVNSNLEIRDTKLVASFFKVFNTDTIEGTVVEAGQGKGVFSLKMNTMRNPLNYTYSFKNDTIIMSAKIDLKIWKGDEAMQSLNKVCYDLHTGTDGISKLWPDVAVQIKLPVNTK, encoded by the coding sequence ATGAAACTACTATTAAATAAGACAACCTATTTGGTTTTAACGTTATTGATTTTTTCATGTAACACTTCGAAAAAAGAAAAAACAAAAATAAGCGATGCTGAAACCGTAAAAGAAGAGCATTTATATTCTATTGATACAACAGGTGTGTCGGTTTTATGGACTGCATATAAATTTACTGATAAACTTGGGGTTAGTGGTCAGTTTGATAATTTTAAATTTTCGGGACCTAATAAAGCATCGTCTATTGAAGCATTACTAAAACAAGCAAAAATAGCAATACAAACAGCTTCTGTTAATTCTAATTTAGAAATAAGAGACACCAAATTGGTCGCTTCCTTTTTTAAAGTATTTAATACCGATACTATTGAAGGCACTGTAGTAGAAGCAGGTCAAGGTAAAGGGGTTTTTAGTTTAAAGATGAATACGATGAGAAATCCTTTAAATTATACCTATTCGTTTAAAAATGATACTATAATTATGTCTGCAAAAATTGATTTAAAGATATGGAAAGGGGATGAAGCCATGCAGTCGTTAAATAAAGTGTGTTATGATTTGCATACAGGAACAGATGGGATTTCAAAATTGTGGCCTGATGTAGCTGTGCAAATCAAACTTCCTGTTAACACAAAGTAA
- a CDS encoding DUF6134 family protein, producing the protein MIKNLVVIIFFITLGSDFNTSEEKILFDVIRNEKVIGSLKATKTIKDSKTYYKSSTSINAKIIKEIRVNYKYNVIFDSDLLEQSNVNITVNEKSHAKTITEWDDNAYQVVKNGKDEATITNAISYATVQLYFEEPKNITKCYSEQNGNYNTIIAMGNHVYKKVNASNNANLYYYENGLLTKATIDGGLVKFEIIRKSNH; encoded by the coding sequence ATGATTAAGAACTTAGTAGTCATTATATTTTTTATAACCTTAGGCAGCGATTTTAATACTTCCGAAGAAAAAATTTTATTTGATGTTATACGCAACGAAAAAGTAATTGGTAGTCTAAAAGCAACGAAAACAATCAAGGATTCTAAAACTTACTATAAAAGTTCGACTAGTATTAACGCTAAAATCATAAAAGAAATTAGAGTCAATTATAAATACAACGTCATTTTTGATTCTGACTTATTAGAGCAATCCAATGTAAACATTACAGTAAATGAAAAATCACATGCTAAGACCATTACTGAATGGGATGACAATGCTTACCAAGTTGTTAAAAACGGAAAGGATGAAGCTACAATTACTAACGCCATCTCCTACGCTACTGTTCAGCTCTATTTTGAAGAACCAAAAAACATTACTAAGTGCTATTCGGAACAAAATGGCAATTATAATACCATAATAGCCATGGGAAATCATGTTTATAAAAAAGTGAATGCAAGCAACAATGCAAATTTATACTATTACGAAAATGGACTTTTAACCAAAGCTACTATAGATGGTGGACTTGTTAAGTTTGAAATTATCAGAAAAAGCAACCATTAG
- the cls gene encoding cardiolipin synthase has product MTIAIILYFLLAFFLMGKLLIYGIRPTKTLAWLLAIFTVPIGGMLFYFVLGRNRRKNKFYTLKKTKAIAEYYAKVEAYYSTLDNDKNTTIPKAIKTHIKLAKLITKGSKFTPTLDNELRPLKNGKITFDAIFEALKQAEKFIHIQYYIFEDGDLADQFKSILIQKAKAGVEIRLLYDALGSRTLSNNYINNLKTEGIEVFAFLPMTFGRLLSSINYRNHRKIVIVDGRIGFTGGINVSDKYVVGDPILGHWYDMHLQLKGTVVNSLQSVFAMDWSFASGSDNLLSTKYILKHTAPGHAIAQIVASGPDSDFSSVQQLYFSIINSAKDYVYITNPYIIPGEAILEAMQVAAMSGIDIRLLLSTNSDSFLVKWNVRAYFEDLLEAGVKIYLYPDGFLHSKVIISDDALTSIGTANLDIRSFEQNYEVNALIYDSKITIDLKQDFLRDCNKSSQMDYQHHLKRPKTERLKEGLAKVFSPVL; this is encoded by the coding sequence ATGACCATAGCCATTATTCTATATTTTCTTTTAGCTTTTTTTTTAATGGGGAAATTATTAATTTATGGCATCCGCCCCACGAAAACATTGGCTTGGTTACTTGCTATTTTCACGGTCCCTATTGGAGGCATGCTGTTTTACTTTGTGTTAGGTCGAAATAGAAGAAAAAACAAATTCTACACACTTAAAAAAACTAAAGCGATCGCTGAATACTATGCAAAAGTTGAAGCGTACTATAGCACATTAGATAATGATAAAAACACGACTATCCCAAAAGCCATTAAAACACACATTAAGTTAGCTAAACTAATAACTAAAGGATCTAAGTTTACGCCAACCTTGGACAACGAGTTACGTCCATTAAAAAATGGAAAAATAACTTTTGATGCTATTTTTGAAGCACTCAAGCAAGCTGAAAAATTTATTCATATTCAATATTATATTTTTGAGGATGGTGATTTAGCCGACCAATTCAAATCCATTTTAATACAAAAAGCTAAAGCAGGCGTCGAGATTCGTTTATTATACGATGCTTTAGGCAGCAGAACACTAAGCAACAACTACATTAATAATCTTAAAACGGAAGGCATAGAAGTTTTTGCCTTTTTACCCATGACATTTGGACGCCTACTCTCTTCCATTAATTATAGAAACCACCGCAAAATTGTAATTGTAGATGGTCGTATTGGTTTTACGGGTGGTATCAATGTCTCTGACAAATATGTCGTTGGAGACCCTATTTTGGGACACTGGTACGATATGCATTTGCAATTAAAAGGAACTGTTGTTAATAGTTTACAATCGGTATTTGCAATGGATTGGAGTTTTGCTAGTGGCTCAGATAATTTACTAAGCACTAAATATATATTAAAACACACGGCTCCAGGACACGCTATAGCACAAATTGTTGCTAGTGGCCCTGATTCTGATTTTTCTTCTGTACAACAACTCTATTTTTCTATAATAAATAGCGCTAAAGATTATGTGTACATAACCAATCCGTATATCATTCCAGGAGAAGCTATATTGGAAGCAATGCAAGTGGCTGCCATGAGCGGTATCGATATTAGGCTTTTGTTATCCACCAACTCCGACAGTTTTTTAGTCAAATGGAATGTGCGTGCCTATTTTGAAGACCTATTAGAAGCAGGTGTTAAAATTTACTTATATCCGGATGGGTTTTTGCACAGTAAAGTAATTATATCTGACGATGCGCTAACTTCCATTGGAACTGCCAATCTAGATATTAGAAGCTTTGAGCAAAACTACGAAGTAAACGCCCTAATTTACGATAGCAAAATAACGATAGACCTAAAGCAAGATTTTTTAAGAGATTGCAATAAAAGTAGTCAAATGGACTATCAACACCATCTTAAAAGACCAAAAACAGAACGATTAAAAGAAGGACTCGCTAAAGTATTTAGTCCAGTATTATAA
- a CDS encoding patatin-like phospholipase family protein, with the protein MNTGLVLSGGGARGAAHIGAIKALEEFGVTPTHIAGTSAGAIIGALYAAGISWSEMLDFFKNISIFQTTRYARNKPGFINSAKFYDDLKTYLPIDDFSALKKPLFVTAANVIDGSLKIFSKGQLIKPVIASASFPGVFTPTEINGKFYIDGGTLNNFPVEPLLKDCDKIIGVYVNPLKKISIKDLKHSYSVVERAYKIKVASESMLKFSSCDLVISPEELINYGTFDMNSIDAIFNLGYTATKKALEENKNILTP; encoded by the coding sequence ATGAATACAGGTTTAGTCCTTTCGGGAGGAGGCGCTCGTGGTGCTGCACATATAGGAGCAATAAAAGCATTGGAAGAGTTTGGGGTTACACCAACACACATTGCAGGAACAAGTGCGGGCGCTATTATTGGTGCTTTATACGCAGCTGGTATCAGTTGGTCTGAAATGTTAGACTTTTTTAAAAACATATCTATATTTCAAACGACTAGATATGCGCGTAATAAACCAGGGTTTATAAATTCTGCTAAATTCTATGATGACCTTAAAACCTATCTTCCTATTGATGACTTTAGCGCCTTAAAAAAGCCGTTATTCGTTACTGCAGCAAATGTTATTGACGGTTCTCTCAAAATATTTAGTAAAGGCCAACTTATAAAACCTGTAATTGCCTCCGCTTCTTTCCCTGGTGTTTTTACACCAACTGAGATTAATGGTAAATTTTATATCGACGGTGGGACTTTAAATAATTTCCCTGTAGAACCTTTGCTAAAAGACTGCGACAAAATTATAGGCGTTTATGTTAATCCCTTAAAAAAAATTAGCATTAAAGATTTAAAACATTCTTATAGTGTGGTAGAAAGAGCCTATAAAATTAAAGTTGCATCAGAGTCTATGCTCAAGTTTTCAAGTTGTGATTTGGTAATTTCACCAGAAGAATTAATTAATTATGGCACTTTTGACATGAATAGCATAGATGCCATTTTTAATTTAGGTTATACCGCAACTAAAAAAGCCCTAGAAGAAAATAAAAATATATTAACACCGTAA
- a CDS encoding PAS domain-containing protein, protein MSNDLKDNILFKSIFQSSVEGILVVDDSGIIIKANPASQLMFGYNTDELILEKLDILIPNKFKNNHKSHHSYFSKNPTSRRMGKNLDLWGLKKDGTEFPLEISLSPAEIDNKQMVIAFIIDATTRMAEKQALIISESRMAEAQRLAHVGNWSWNIQTGQRSWSDEFYRVLGLIPGDKKLNSESVREFIHPEDKKTTIQAIDDAIKNKTQYKHKHRIIRPDGTIRHLLSKGKTIYDTNGKPKEIYGTIQDITRHKEIELKLKNSKEKTQAILEALPDVMILYDKHGNHLEVHSPENYQLVAPYHDHIGNNIDKILPKDVCKKIRQGFADCEKTKKNQIVEYTLTIMGKLIHFESRIVKTETNNFLCIIRDITESENAEKKILENEQRLRLTLEAGEFGSWHWDLLSDKIIRDTYQNALFGLEAKEFTTTYHDFLNSIHPEDRDAVKKNITEAIKTTSNYTIQYRITHPDLSVHWLHEKGKVFKNSNGTPERIIGVTNSITKQKLAEEKLKDSEEKLRNYTLELEAKVTERTKELTSVVQKLVASNLNLEDQILITEEAENIALNSKQVLANITKNFPKGFVVVVDTNLNIVFIDGEEVEALGFSDLAHINATIYDGNGITEVTRDILIKEIKKTFKGEHCSFEINIQNRSYLVNTTPLLNNENQIEQILLVNNNITQQKQIELDILNTLTKERELSELKSRFISMASHEFRTPLSAILSSAILIEKQNGAGKENKRIKYVSKIRANVKNLVVILNDFLSLSKLQEGKIIAHPETFNLITFIDTLIDEFEGIKKTGQHINLQCEQTTISVFLDIKLLKHIIYNLVSNAIKYSEEHQDIFINIAIKKQGICIEIKDQGIGIPIEDQNNMFQRFYRADNVSNIQGTGLGLHIVKQYIELMDGTIHFKSEINKGSSFYIDFPLNQKQDE, encoded by the coding sequence ATGAGTAACGATTTGAAAGACAACATTCTTTTTAAAAGCATTTTCCAATCTTCAGTCGAAGGCATTTTGGTTGTTGACGATTCTGGCATTATTATTAAGGCTAATCCTGCTAGCCAACTCATGTTTGGTTATAATACCGACGAATTAATTTTAGAAAAACTAGACATTCTTATTCCTAATAAGTTCAAAAATAATCATAAATCGCATCATAGTTATTTTTCTAAAAACCCCACGTCAAGGCGTATGGGAAAAAATTTGGATTTATGGGGATTAAAAAAAGATGGCACGGAGTTTCCTTTAGAAATTAGTTTAAGTCCCGCCGAGATTGACAACAAACAAATGGTTATCGCTTTTATAATTGACGCCACCACTAGGATGGCAGAAAAACAAGCTTTAATTATTAGCGAAAGTAGAATGGCCGAAGCCCAGCGTCTTGCACATGTCGGTAATTGGAGTTGGAATATCCAAACAGGCCAAAGAAGTTGGTCGGATGAGTTTTATAGAGTCCTAGGTCTTATTCCAGGAGACAAAAAATTAAACTCAGAATCTGTTAGAGAATTTATTCATCCAGAAGATAAAAAAACCACAATACAAGCCATAGACGACGCCATAAAAAACAAAACACAGTATAAACACAAACACAGAATTATTAGACCAGATGGTACAATACGCCACCTTCTATCAAAAGGCAAAACGATTTATGATACAAATGGAAAACCAAAAGAAATATACGGCACTATCCAAGACATTACAAGGCATAAAGAGATTGAATTAAAATTAAAAAATAGCAAAGAAAAAACACAAGCCATACTAGAAGCCTTACCAGACGTCATGATTTTGTATGACAAACACGGCAATCACTTAGAGGTCCATTCTCCCGAAAACTATCAACTTGTAGCACCTTATCACGATCATATAGGCAACAACATAGACAAAATACTTCCTAAAGACGTTTGTAAAAAAATAAGACAAGGCTTTGCTGATTGCGAAAAAACTAAAAAAAACCAAATTGTAGAATACACCCTTACTATCATGGGTAAGTTGATACATTTTGAATCTCGAATAGTTAAAACGGAAACCAATAATTTTTTGTGCATTATCCGTGATATTACAGAAAGTGAAAATGCCGAAAAAAAGATTCTAGAAAACGAACAACGCTTAAGATTAACTTTAGAAGCAGGTGAGTTTGGCTCTTGGCATTGGGATTTACTTTCTGATAAAATAATTCGAGACACCTACCAAAATGCGTTATTTGGTTTGGAAGCAAAAGAGTTTACAACCACTTATCACGATTTTTTAAATTCTATTCATCCAGAAGATAGAGACGCTGTAAAAAAAAACATAACCGAAGCCATAAAAACCACCAGTAATTACACAATACAATACAGAATAACGCACCCTGATTTATCTGTACATTGGCTGCACGAAAAAGGAAAGGTTTTTAAAAATTCTAATGGCACACCAGAACGTATAATAGGTGTAACCAATAGTATTACAAAACAGAAGTTAGCAGAAGAAAAGCTAAAAGACAGTGAAGAAAAACTGCGCAACTATACGTTAGAGTTAGAAGCAAAAGTAACAGAGCGCACTAAAGAATTAACCAGCGTTGTGCAAAAATTAGTGGCATCAAACCTTAATTTGGAAGATCAAATATTAATCACCGAAGAAGCTGAAAATATCGCTCTTAATAGCAAACAAGTCCTTGCAAACATTACTAAAAACTTTCCAAAAGGATTTGTAGTGGTTGTCGACACTAACTTAAACATTGTTTTTATAGATGGTGAAGAGGTAGAAGCATTAGGCTTTAGCGACCTCGCACATATAAATGCAACGATATATGATGGAAACGGAATTACAGAAGTTACTAGAGATATATTAATAAAAGAAATAAAAAAAACATTTAAAGGAGAGCATTGTTCTTTTGAAATAAATATTCAGAATAGGTCTTACCTAGTTAATACTACTCCTTTATTAAATAACGAAAATCAAATTGAACAGATTTTATTAGTAAATAATAACATCACCCAGCAAAAACAGATAGAACTAGACATTCTGAATACATTAACTAAAGAACGAGAATTAAGCGAATTAAAATCGCGGTTTATCTCCATGGCTTCCCACGAATTTAGAACACCATTAAGTGCTATTCTATCTTCCGCTATATTAATTGAAAAGCAAAATGGCGCCGGAAAAGAAAACAAAAGAATTAAATATGTCTCTAAAATCAGAGCTAATGTAAAAAATCTAGTTGTCATACTAAACGACTTTTTGTCTTTGAGCAAATTGCAGGAAGGAAAAATCATTGCACATCCTGAAACATTCAACTTAATTACTTTTATTGACACATTAATTGATGAATTTGAGGGTATTAAAAAAACAGGACAGCATATAAATCTACAATGCGAACAGACTACTATTTCTGTATTCTTAGATATAAAATTATTAAAGCACATCATATACAATTTAGTCTCTAATGCTATAAAATATTCTGAAGAACATCAGGATATATTTATAAACATAGCTATTAAAAAACAAGGGATCTGCATAGAAATTAAAGATCAAGGTATTGGGATTCCAATCGAGGATCAAAACAATATGTTTCAACGTTTTTATCGTGCAGATAATGTGTCAAACATTCAAGGCACTGGTTTAGGCTTACATATCGTAAAACAGTATATAGAATTAATGGATGGGACTATACACTTTAAAAGCGAAATAAATAAAGGCTCCTCCTTCTACATTGACTTTCCTTTAAACCAAAAACAAGATGAATAA